One window from the genome of Mycolicibacterium gadium encodes:
- a CDS encoding peroxiredoxin-like family protein translates to MPKIEAGDVVTARELADIHDKLVRVPDQDRLVHLQFRRFAGCPICNLHLRSISGRHDEIIAAGVREVVVFHSSAEAMREFQSELPFTTIADPGKHLYREFGVESSPMALLSPRAMLSAARGMKGHPMRGAAGRGEDHLGLPADFLIGPDGRVLATKYGRHADDQWSVDELLEHVSTATR, encoded by the coding sequence ATGCCAAAGATTGAAGCCGGTGATGTTGTCACCGCGCGTGAGCTCGCCGACATCCACGACAAGCTGGTACGCGTTCCCGACCAGGATCGTCTCGTACATTTGCAGTTCCGCCGTTTCGCCGGCTGCCCGATTTGTAACCTGCACTTGCGGTCGATCAGCGGGCGACACGACGAGATTATTGCCGCGGGAGTCCGCGAGGTTGTGGTGTTTCATTCGAGCGCCGAGGCGATGCGTGAGTTTCAGTCGGAGCTGCCGTTTACGACGATCGCCGACCCCGGTAAGCATCTCTACCGCGAGTTCGGTGTTGAGTCTTCGCCGATGGCCTTGCTGAGCCCGCGCGCCATGTTGTCGGCCGCGCGCGGCATGAAAGGGCACCCGATGCGCGGCGCGGCCGGGCGCGGCGAGGACCACCTCGGTTTGCCCGCAGACTTCCTCATCGGTCCCGATGGTCGCGTTTTGGCAACCAAGTACGGCCGTCACGCCGACGATCAGTGGTCGGTAGACGAGCTGTTGGAGCACGTCAGCACGGCCACCCGATAG